From a single Brassica napus cultivar Da-Ae chromosome C9, Da-Ae, whole genome shotgun sequence genomic region:
- the LOC106414752 gene encoding CRIB domain-containing protein RIC10 — MAMKMKGIYKGFKCISQIFAGEKERDEIEIGYPTNVKHVSHIGWEGSSSSGPGWMSEFKVGAEVLSPRASSFSNARPSTSFFTSSSTDFDQGSSKRTISDTLRDVPPVTPINLPKHSNKKSSRRKKSASSSSSPKSSRSSIFSKSSYKSTVSQLI; from the exons ATGGCAATGAAAatgaagggcatctacaagggCTTCAAATGTATCTCTCAAATATTTG CCGGGGAGAAAGAGCGCGATGAAATTGAAATTGGGTATCCAACAAATGTAAAACATGTCTCTCATATTGGCTGGGAGGGTTCTTCTAGTAGTGGTCCTGGTTGG ATGAGTGAGTTCAAGGTCGGAGCTGAGGTTTTGTCTCCAAGGGCATCATCGTTTAGTAATGCAAGACCTTCTACTTCTTTTTTCACCTCGTCTTCAACTG ATTTTGATCAAGGGTCGAGTAAACGAACAATATCTGATACACTAAGAGATGTACCTCCAGTTACTCCAATAAATTTACCTAAACATAGCAACAAGAAAAGTAGTAGAAGAAAGAagtcagcttcatcatcatcatctccaaaATCTTCAAGATCATCTATTTTTTCTAAATCTTCGTATAAATCAACTGTATCCCAACTAATCTAA
- the LOC106350611 gene encoding trehalase-like, with protein sequence MRDPPNFATMATTSVVPVDLNVFLLKMELDIAFIMEICGDKNGSDRFVKVSKARMKAFEAVFWNAEGGQWLDYWLFSSGDEPETWKTENQKTNVFAFNFAPIWISSFDSNENLVEKVVKALENPWLIAPAGILTSLTNSEQQWDYPNGWALQQEIIVTGLAKSGLKEAKEICVYAGDVCWNQSIKNLKTKD encoded by the exons ATGAG GGATCCTCCTAATTTCGCAACGATGGCTACTACGTCAGTTGTTCCTGTTGATTTAAACGTTTTTCTTCTTAAG ATGGAACTCGATATAGCGTTCATAATGGAGATTTGTGGGGATAAAAATGGTTCAGACCGTTTTGTGAAAGTTTCAAAAGCGAGAATGAAAGCGTTTGAAGCTGTGTTTTGGAACGCAGAAGGAGGACAGTGGCTAGATTACTGGCTTTTCTCCAGTGGTGAT GAGCCTGAGACATGGAAAACTGAGAACCAAAAGACCAATGTTTTTGCATTTAACTTTGCTCCAATCTGGATCAGTTCCTTCGACTCAA ATGAAAATCTTGTCGAGAAAGTTGTGAAGGCTCTTGAAAACCCATGGCTCATTGCTCCTGCTGGGATCTTAACCTCTTTGACAAACTCAGAACAGCAATG GGATTATCCAAATGGATGGGCTCTGCAACAAGAGATTATTGTTACAGGGCTAGCGAAATCCGGTCTGAAGGAAGCAAAAGAGATATGTGTTTATGCTGGTGATGTTTGTTGGAATCAATCAATAAAGAATCTAAAGACAAAAGattag